In the Trichocoleus desertorum ATA4-8-CV12 genome, GATCGATTAAGCAAATCCCGGAACCTAAGAATCCCTACGATTACTAAAGCTCAGTGAAAAAGCCAGGTGGTAAAGGAGTATTTTTCACCCTGAACCACTGGTAATGATTGGTGAGGATGGGTGTAGTAGGACGGAAATACTAAAACACTGCCAGTTTCAGGTTTAACTTTTAAGTCTTGGCGATCGAAAAAGGTTTCGCCTCCTTCAAAGTCATCGTTCAAATATCCAACAATACTGATATCGCGCGTAGGAACGCCTTGAGCTACTTCTTCAAAGCGATCGCCCAGGAGCAAGTTGTCAATATGACGTTTGTAATACTGACCAGGTTGATAGCGCAAAATGGAGCAAGCCTCTGCATGGGGAAACGCCACATCGTAATGTTGCAGTAGAAGTTGTTGAATCACAGCGATCCGGGTCAGTAGCAG is a window encoding:
- a CDS encoding 2OG-Fe(II) oxygenase; translated protein: MDYTLTPLGADIFLVRELLDVTLCTHILQVVNCHQFQAAGIEVATVNAQIRSNDLLSLDSPDSLLQSTHQLLLTRIAVIQQLLLQHYDVAFPHAEACSILRYQPGQYYKRHIDNLLLGDRFEEVAQGVPTRDISIVGYLNDDFEGGETFFDRQDLKVKPETGSVLVFPSYYTHPHQSLPVVQGEKYSFTTWLFH